In one window of Enoplosus armatus isolate fEnoArm2 chromosome 7, fEnoArm2.hap1, whole genome shotgun sequence DNA:
- the c7h1orf210 gene encoding type III endosome membrane protein TEMP: protein MELSSNGTPSAAAPPATQNDTLTSQRGKYTSHNWEFLVAVLVTAISVSIVVAILAKCQVVRRYLASYRHTRLRETDTVSQCDPSGLEVEFAMQQGRGINPHCVPHMGEDDDDGFIEDNYIPASERARAERAAEILEDTEEEMDEIEFTIS from the exons ATGGAACTATCATCAAACGGCACACCCTCTGCAGCTGCGCCACCAGCAACACAAAATG ACACTTTGACAAGCCAGAGGGGCAAATATACGTCTCACAACTGGGAGTTCCTGGTGGCCGTCCTGGTCACAGCCATCTCCGTCTCCATTGTCGTCGCCATTCTGGCTAAATGCCAGGTGGTGCGGCGCTACCTGGCCAGCTACAGGCACACGCGGCTGAGGGAGACGGACACTGTTAGCCAGTGCGACCCGTCAG GGCTGGAGGTGGAGTTTGCCATGCAACAGGGTCGTGGAATCAACCCTCACTGTGTCCCTCACATGGGCGAGGACGACGACGACGGCTTCATTGAGGACAACTACATCCCGGCCAGTGAGAGAGCGAGGGCTGAGAGGGCAGCGGAGATCCTGGAGGACAcggaggaggagatggatgaaATTGAATTCACCATCTCTTAG